The Nocardioides sp. S-1144 genome includes a region encoding these proteins:
- a CDS encoding acyl-CoA dehydrogenase family protein yields the protein MFDLTPRAADLVGTMTGFLADHVYPAESLHEEQQAAAGETPGEQHRRPQPAVMEELKKTARDLGLWNLFLPHPEPGHEPLSNLDYARIAELSGRSLHLAPEAMNCSAPDTGNMELLSMFGTPEQKQRWLRPLLDGVIRSAYVMTEPLVASSDASNIETTVERDGDEWVVNGRKWWISGVNRANCELLILMGVTDPDGDAPRHGRHSMVLIPRDTPGVTVERDLQVLGYNPFESHVEMTFDDVRVPAANILGDPGRGFAMSQARLGPGRIHHCMRMIGAAERAVELMIARARSRTTFGTTLVDQGVVREWIADSRIEIDQARLYTLYTAHLMDTVGNRAAASEISGIKVAVPNMASRVVDRAIQTFGGGGLSQDYPLARIYAETRIVRMADGPDEVHRRGVARTELARFDAATTPAPHGVAAHLAHLPRI from the coding sequence ATGTTCGACCTCACCCCCCGTGCCGCCGACCTGGTCGGGACGATGACCGGGTTCCTCGCCGACCACGTGTACCCGGCCGAGTCGCTCCACGAGGAGCAGCAGGCCGCGGCGGGGGAGACGCCCGGCGAGCAGCACCGCCGTCCGCAGCCGGCGGTGATGGAGGAGCTGAAGAAGACCGCGCGCGACCTCGGGCTGTGGAACCTCTTCCTCCCGCACCCCGAGCCCGGCCACGAGCCGTTGAGCAACCTCGACTACGCGCGGATCGCCGAGCTCAGCGGGCGCAGCCTGCACCTGGCCCCCGAGGCGATGAACTGCTCGGCGCCCGACACCGGCAACATGGAGCTGCTCTCGATGTTCGGCACGCCCGAGCAGAAGCAGCGCTGGCTCCGGCCGCTGCTCGACGGCGTCATCCGCTCCGCCTACGTGATGACCGAGCCGCTCGTCGCCTCCAGCGACGCCAGCAACATCGAGACCACCGTCGAGCGCGACGGCGACGAGTGGGTGGTCAACGGCCGCAAGTGGTGGATCTCCGGGGTCAACCGGGCCAACTGCGAGCTGCTCATCCTGATGGGCGTCACCGACCCCGACGGCGACGCGCCCCGGCACGGGCGGCACAGCATGGTCCTGATCCCGCGCGACACCCCGGGCGTGACGGTCGAGCGCGACCTCCAGGTGCTGGGCTACAACCCGTTCGAGAGCCACGTCGAGATGACCTTCGACGACGTCCGCGTCCCCGCCGCCAACATCCTCGGCGACCCCGGCCGCGGCTTCGCGATGTCGCAGGCCCGGCTCGGCCCCGGGCGCATCCACCACTGCATGCGGATGATCGGTGCCGCCGAGCGGGCCGTCGAGCTGATGATCGCCCGCGCGCGCTCGCGCACGACCTTCGGCACCACGCTGGTCGACCAGGGCGTCGTGCGGGAGTGGATCGCCGACTCCCGCATCGAGATCGACCAGGCGCGCCTCTACACCCTCTACACCGCGCACCTGATGGACACCGTCGGCAACCGGGCGGCCGCGAGCGAGATCTCCGGCATCAAGGTGGCCGTCCCCAACATGGCCTCCCGCGTCGTGGACCGCGCGATCCAGACCTTCGGCGGCGGCGGCCTCAGCCAGGACTACCCGCTCGCGCGGATCTACGCCGAGACCCGCATCGTCCGGATGGCCGACGGCCCCGACGAGGTGCACCGCCGTGGCGTCGCGCGCACCGAGCTCGCGCGCTTCGACGCCGCCACGACCCCCGCGCCGCACGGCGTCGCCGCGCACCTCGCGCACCTGCCCCGGATCTGA
- a CDS encoding IclR family transcriptional regulator has translation MQLHDTINGTSTAVAASVAGPVKSAARALDLLDEIAAHGPGTQLQLSTRLNIPKSSLHALLRTMTDRGWLDTDPTGSVYQLGIHSLVVSSAYLDGDPVLARAASVLDEVATATGETVHLGRLDGDHVIYTAKRESVHPLRMHSAVGRRLPAYSTSLGRAVLALLPVEERAAMIPDQISAITVNTTTDKDAVLAIIAEAEVQGYARESEESCLGVRCFGVALPFSRNAVDALSVAVPISRLDNGREDFIIETLLSIKARLASVHDNSLVR, from the coding sequence ATGCAGCTGCACGACACGATCAACGGCACGTCGACCGCGGTCGCGGCGTCCGTCGCGGGACCCGTCAAGTCCGCGGCCCGCGCCCTCGACCTGCTCGACGAGATCGCCGCCCACGGGCCCGGCACCCAGCTGCAGCTGTCGACCCGGCTCAACATCCCCAAGAGCAGCCTGCACGCGCTGCTGCGCACGATGACCGACCGCGGCTGGCTCGACACCGACCCGACCGGCAGCGTCTACCAGCTCGGGATCCACTCCCTGGTCGTCAGCTCGGCCTACCTCGACGGTGACCCGGTCCTGGCCCGCGCGGCCTCGGTGCTCGACGAGGTCGCCACCGCGACCGGGGAGACGGTCCACCTCGGCCGCCTCGACGGCGACCACGTCATCTACACCGCCAAGCGCGAGTCGGTCCACCCGCTGCGGATGCACTCCGCGGTCGGCCGCCGGCTCCCCGCGTACTCGACCTCCCTGGGCCGTGCGGTGCTCGCGCTGCTCCCCGTCGAGGAGCGGGCGGCGATGATCCCCGACCAGATCAGCGCCATCACCGTCAACACCACCACCGACAAGGACGCCGTCCTCGCGATCATCGCCGAGGCCGAGGTGCAGGGCTATGCCCGGGAGAGCGAGGAGTCCTGCCTGGGCGTGCGCTGCTTCGGCGTGGCGCTGCCCTTCTCCCGCAACGCCGTCGACGCCCTCAGCGTCGCGGTCCCGATCAGCCGGCTCGACAACGGTCGCGAGGACTTCATCATCGAGACGCTCCTCAGCATCAAGGCGCGCCTCGCCTCGGTCCACGACAACAGCCTCGTCCGCTAG